Proteins encoded together in one Candidatus Sulfotelmatobacter sp. window:
- a CDS encoding DedA family protein: MTEKILAILFVFISKVIAVTGYAGITLLMAIESACIPLPSELIMPFGGYLVFQGKFQLLWLATAGAIGCNLGSLVAYEIGCYGGRPLVERYGRWILMGRRELDWSDRFFARWGYLAVFFGRLLPVVRTFIALPAGIARMPRGRFHLYTFLGSWPWCLALAYLGMKLGENWRELGKYFHKFDAVIGVLLIAGAAYFVWSHWQHRMGRQASGASPQ; encoded by the coding sequence ATGACTGAAAAAATTCTCGCCATCTTATTCGTCTTCATCAGCAAAGTCATCGCCGTCACGGGCTACGCAGGAATCACGCTGCTGATGGCAATTGAGTCCGCATGCATCCCGCTGCCTTCGGAATTGATTATGCCGTTTGGCGGATACCTCGTATTCCAGGGCAAGTTCCAGCTTCTTTGGCTGGCCACCGCAGGCGCGATCGGCTGTAATCTGGGGTCGTTGGTCGCGTATGAGATCGGATGTTATGGCGGTCGTCCGCTGGTCGAACGCTATGGCCGCTGGATTCTCATGGGACGCCGCGAACTCGACTGGTCCGATCGCTTCTTCGCTCGCTGGGGATACCTGGCCGTATTCTTCGGGCGCTTGCTCCCCGTGGTCCGCACTTTCATCGCGCTTCCGGCCGGCATCGCGCGCATGCCCCGCGGCCGCTTTCATCTCTATACTTTTCTGGGATCATGGCCCTGGTGCCTCGCCCTTGCATACCTTGGAATGAAGCTGGGCGAAAACTGGCGCGAGTTAGGAAAATATTTCCACAAGTTCGACGCCGTGATCGGCGTGCTGCTGATCGCAGGCGCTGCTTATTTTGTCTGGAGCCACTGGCAGCATCGGATGGGGCGTCAGGCGTCGGGCGCGAGCCCTCAGTAA
- a CDS encoding choice-of-anchor tandem repeat GloVer-containing protein gives MQGKRRSTGVKAVLAAFAPAIFALTLFAAHAAAAQEKVLYSFSNSSGFTLPVAGVISDASGNLYGTAFYGGDNGVGMVFELSPSASGWKQTVLHSFNTDGIDGYWVTGGLILDASGNLYGTTEFGGASTCGVFLGCGTIFKLTPNVGGEWTETILYDFQGPDGWEVHAGLIVDAAGNLYGTTANGGAYNQGVVFELSPAAGGWTEKTLHDFTGGADGGVPYGKVLLDAAGNLYGMNSAGGGATPACRYGCGTVFELSPPSELSPSTSGTWSWKGLHDFGKRSGDGHYPQNGLIFDTRGNLYGSTLEGGGGQNRGIVFQLAPSAGGKWTEKTLHNFNQINQDGINPTGDLIFDAAGNLYGETLVGGSNGKGTVFELIPTAGEGWVETMLHNFSSQSTDGSNPTSGVILDSLGSVYGTTDSGGAFGEGTVFEIKR, from the coding sequence ATGCAAGGCAAGAGACGATCCACGGGAGTGAAGGCGGTTCTAGCAGCCTTTGCTCCGGCAATCTTTGCCCTGACGCTGTTTGCGGCGCACGCCGCGGCAGCGCAGGAGAAGGTGCTGTACAGCTTTTCCAACAGCAGTGGATTTACCTTACCCGTAGCGGGAGTGATTTCCGACGCCTCCGGCAATCTGTACGGGACCGCGTTCTACGGCGGCGATAACGGAGTTGGCATGGTATTTGAATTATCACCGTCGGCAAGTGGCTGGAAGCAGACCGTGCTCCATAGCTTCAACACCGATGGCATCGATGGTTATTGGGTGACTGGCGGTTTGATTCTTGATGCTTCCGGCAACCTTTACGGAACCACCGAATTTGGCGGCGCCAGTACGTGCGGCGTCTTTCTCGGTTGCGGGACGATCTTCAAGCTCACCCCTAACGTCGGCGGGGAGTGGACCGAAACCATCCTGTACGACTTTCAAGGCCCGGATGGCTGGGAAGTCCACGCTGGCTTAATTGTTGATGCCGCTGGCAATCTCTACGGCACCACGGCCAACGGCGGCGCCTACAACCAGGGCGTCGTATTTGAGCTGTCGCCCGCTGCCGGCGGTTGGACCGAGAAGACCCTTCATGACTTTACCGGCGGGGCCGACGGTGGCGTCCCCTATGGCAAAGTTCTTCTCGACGCTGCCGGCAATCTCTATGGGATGAACTCCGCTGGCGGCGGCGCCACTCCCGCGTGCAGATACGGGTGCGGCACGGTCTTCGAATTAAGTCCCCCATCCGAATTGAGTCCATCCACGAGCGGAACTTGGAGTTGGAAAGGGCTGCATGATTTCGGCAAGCGCAGCGGCGATGGGCACTATCCCCAGAACGGCCTGATCTTCGATACAAGAGGCAATCTGTACGGATCGACTCTCGAGGGCGGCGGCGGCCAAAACCGGGGAATCGTTTTCCAGTTAGCGCCGAGCGCGGGCGGAAAGTGGACCGAGAAGACCCTGCATAATTTCAACCAAATCAATCAGGACGGGATTAATCCCACCGGCGATCTGATCTTCGACGCCGCGGGTAATCTCTACGGCGAAACCCTGGTCGGTGGATCGAATGGCAAAGGGACAGTCTTTGAGTTGATCCCCACAGCCGGCGAGGGCTGGGTCGAAACCATGCTGCATAATTTCAGCAGCCAAAGCACCGACGGTTCCAACCCTACCTCCGGCGTAATCCTTGATTCCCTGGGCAGTGTTTATGGGACCACGGATTCGGGTGGGGCTTTCGGCGAAGGGACGGTGTTTGAGATCAAACGCTGA
- a CDS encoding aldo/keto reductase, giving the protein MQKRKLGKSNLEVSALGLGCMGMSFGFGPAIDKQEGISLIRTAVDRGVTFFDTAEAYGPFTNEELVGEALSPFRGKVVIATKFGFKFDPSTGKQAGLDSRPEHIKEVAAASLKRLKIDAIDLFYQHRVDPDVPIEDVAGAVKDLIREGKVKHFGLSEAGVKTIRRAHAVHPVTALQNEYSVWFREPESEVIPMLEELGIGLVAFSPLGKGFLTGKINAETKFAQGDFRNIVPRFAPENRKANQAVVDLLGTIAEKKKATPAQIALAWLLAQKPWIVPIPGTTKLHRLEENIGAAAIELTPDDLNQINNAAAKIPVQGARYPEEFQKLVGR; this is encoded by the coding sequence ATGCAAAAGCGCAAACTTGGAAAAAGCAATCTCGAAGTCTCTGCCCTCGGTCTCGGCTGCATGGGGATGAGTTTTGGTTTTGGCCCAGCCATCGATAAGCAGGAAGGAATTTCGCTGATCCGGACGGCCGTGGACCGTGGGGTCACGTTCTTCGACACCGCCGAAGCCTACGGCCCGTTTACCAACGAAGAACTTGTCGGCGAAGCGCTTTCGCCATTCCGCGGCAAAGTCGTGATCGCCACTAAGTTCGGGTTCAAATTCGATCCGAGCACGGGCAAACAGGCCGGACTCGATAGCCGGCCCGAGCACATCAAAGAAGTCGCCGCCGCTTCGCTCAAGCGGCTCAAGATCGACGCCATCGATCTGTTCTATCAACATCGCGTCGACCCGGACGTGCCTATCGAAGACGTGGCAGGGGCGGTAAAGGATCTGATCCGCGAAGGCAAAGTGAAGCACTTCGGCCTTTCCGAGGCGGGAGTGAAAACGATCCGGCGCGCCCACGCCGTTCATCCCGTCACTGCACTGCAAAACGAATACTCGGTTTGGTTTCGAGAGCCGGAATCGGAGGTAATTCCCATGCTCGAGGAACTCGGCATCGGCTTAGTTGCATTCAGCCCCCTGGGAAAAGGCTTCCTCACCGGCAAGATCAATGCGGAAACGAAATTTGCTCAAGGTGATTTCCGCAACATCGTCCCGCGCTTCGCGCCAGAGAATCGAAAAGCCAATCAGGCGGTAGTCGACTTGCTCGGGACCATCGCCGAGAAGAAGAAGGCAACGCCCGCGCAAATCGCCCTCGCCTGGCTGCTGGCCCAGAAGCCCTGGATCGTGCCGATTCCCGGCACCACCAAGCTTCACCGACTGGAAGAAAACATTGGAGCAGCCGCGATCGAACTTACGCCCGACGATCTGAATCAAATCAACAATGCTGCTGCGAAGATTCCGGTGCAGGGTGCGAGATATCCCGAAGAGTTCCAAAAATTAGTGGGCCGCTGA
- a CDS encoding nitroreductase/quinone reductase family protein produces MPARNSDISDITERLSRDLEINLSVTGRKSGRTISNPVWFVFEADKLYLLPVHGSDTEWYKNALKNPKIRVDARGAEAEFHAVPITDGKQVSSVVEKFRHKYGAGDVKKYYSKFDVAVVAQMPSASSK; encoded by the coding sequence ATGCCAGCGCGGAACAGTGACATAAGTGACATAACAGAGCGCCTTTCGCGGGATCTGGAAATCAACCTCAGCGTGACCGGCAGAAAGTCAGGCCGTACGATCTCGAACCCGGTCTGGTTCGTCTTCGAGGCCGATAAGCTTTACCTGCTGCCCGTACACGGATCGGACACCGAGTGGTACAAGAACGCACTCAAGAATCCGAAGATTCGGGTCGATGCGCGGGGCGCAGAGGCTGAATTCCACGCCGTTCCCATCACCGATGGCAAACAGGTATCGTCGGTAGTCGAGAAATTCCGCCACAAGTATGGGGCCGGCGATGTGAAGAAATACTATTCAAAGTTTGACGTTGCCGTAGTAGCGCAGATGCCCTCCGCATCAAGCAAATGA
- a CDS encoding GAF and ANTAR domain-containing protein, producing the protein METFISVEDSHVDVLHEIGERLGTANGFHEVLTRVVEFASALVKCDSCLIYILEGDELVLRASKNPHPDVVDRLKLRVGQGITGWVAEHREPVAIPEEAAHDPRFQFFHELPEDSFEAFLSVPLMCRGNVVGVINLQHKQHHVYRRREIRMLSTVGFLVGAELELARLEEANSSLTEQLQTRKVVERAKGILQRDLGLNEEQAYLALQRQSRQKRKPMKEIAEAIVLSDDVRGNSVGGAI; encoded by the coding sequence ATGGAAACCTTTATTTCAGTTGAGGACTCACACGTAGATGTACTGCACGAGATCGGCGAACGGCTGGGAACGGCCAACGGATTTCACGAAGTTCTGACTCGCGTTGTCGAATTCGCTTCCGCATTGGTGAAGTGCGACTCCTGCCTCATCTATATTCTCGAAGGCGATGAACTGGTGCTGCGGGCTTCGAAGAATCCGCATCCTGATGTCGTCGATCGGCTCAAACTTCGCGTGGGACAAGGCATTACCGGATGGGTCGCCGAGCATCGCGAACCCGTGGCCATTCCCGAAGAAGCGGCGCACGATCCGCGCTTCCAATTCTTCCACGAATTGCCGGAAGACAGCTTCGAGGCGTTCCTCTCCGTGCCGTTAATGTGCCGCGGGAACGTGGTCGGCGTCATCAACCTCCAACACAAGCAACATCATGTTTACCGGCGCCGCGAAATTCGTATGCTCTCAACCGTCGGATTTCTGGTGGGCGCCGAACTGGAATTGGCGCGCCTCGAGGAAGCGAACTCTTCCCTCACGGAACAGTTGCAAACGCGAAAAGTCGTCGAGCGCGCCAAAGGCATCCTACAGCGCGATCTGGGACTCAACGAAGAGCAGGCCTATCTGGCGCTGCAACGCCAAAGCCGCCAGAAGCGCAAGCCCATGAAAGAAATCGCCGAAGCCATCGTGCTGAGTGACGACGTTCGCGGAAATTCGGTCGGCGGCGCAATTTAG
- a CDS encoding inositol-3-phosphate synthase: protein MIPGMGAVATTFVAGVEAIRKGLAKPIGSLTQMGTVRLGKRTDGRSPKVKEFVPLAGLDDLVFTGWDIFEDNMYESATNAGVLDYRLLEQLKPFLSSIKPRAAVFDHNYVKKIDGPNVKKGKTKMDLAEQLRDDIRDFKKTSGATRLVTMWCGSTESYIEATAAHQSLKSFEKALRENDEMIAPSMIYAYASLMEGVPFANGAPNLTVDLPVMLELSRKNEAPICGKDFKTGQTLMKTVLAPAFKARLLGLSGWYSTNILGNRDGEVLDDPGSFKTKEESKLGVLEHILQPALYPELYGNIFHKVRINYYPPRGDNKEGWDNIDIFGWLGYPMQIKVDFLCRDSILAAPIVLDLVLFLDLAKRSSELRGLGIQEWLSFFFKSPMTPPGLYPEHDLFIQSMKLKNTLRHLKGEGLITHLGLEYYD from the coding sequence ATGATCCCCGGCATGGGCGCGGTCGCGACGACATTCGTCGCCGGCGTCGAGGCCATTCGCAAAGGCCTGGCTAAGCCCATCGGATCGCTCACCCAGATGGGAACCGTTCGTCTGGGCAAGCGCACCGACGGCCGGTCTCCTAAAGTAAAAGAGTTCGTCCCGCTCGCCGGACTCGACGATCTGGTCTTCACTGGCTGGGACATTTTTGAAGACAACATGTACGAATCTGCCACCAACGCCGGCGTGCTCGATTATCGTTTGCTCGAACAACTCAAGCCATTCCTCTCGTCGATCAAGCCGCGCGCCGCCGTCTTCGATCACAACTACGTCAAGAAGATCGACGGGCCCAACGTGAAGAAGGGCAAAACGAAGATGGACCTCGCCGAGCAGTTGCGCGACGACATCCGCGACTTCAAAAAGACCAGCGGCGCTACCCGCCTCGTCACCATGTGGTGCGGATCGACCGAGTCTTACATCGAGGCCACCGCCGCCCATCAGTCACTCAAGTCGTTCGAAAAAGCGCTGCGCGAGAACGACGAAATGATCGCGCCCTCCATGATCTACGCCTACGCCTCGCTGATGGAAGGCGTGCCCTTCGCCAACGGCGCTCCGAATCTCACCGTCGATCTGCCGGTCATGCTCGAACTCTCCCGCAAGAACGAAGCGCCCATCTGCGGCAAAGATTTCAAAACCGGCCAGACACTAATGAAGACGGTGCTCGCGCCCGCCTTCAAAGCGCGACTGCTCGGCCTCAGCGGATGGTACTCCACCAACATCCTCGGCAACCGCGACGGTGAAGTGCTCGACGATCCCGGGTCGTTCAAAACCAAAGAAGAATCCAAGCTCGGAGTCCTCGAACACATCCTGCAACCCGCGCTCTATCCCGAACTCTACGGAAATATTTTCCACAAAGTGCGGATCAACTATTACCCGCCGCGCGGCGACAACAAAGAAGGCTGGGACAACATCGACATCTTCGGATGGCTCGGCTATCCCATGCAGATCAAAGTCGACTTCCTGTGCCGCGATTCGATTCTCGCAGCGCCCATCGTGCTCGACCTCGTCCTGTTCCTCGACCTGGCCAAGCGCAGCTCCGAGCTGCGCGGCCTCGGCATTCAGGAATGGCTCAGCTTCTTCTTCAAATCGCCCATGACTCCGCCGGGACTTTATCCCGAGCACGACTTGTTCATCCAGTCGATGAAACTCAAAAACACGCTGCGCCACCTGAAAGGCGAAGGCCTGATCACACACCTGGGACTGGAGTATTACGACTGA
- a CDS encoding ribbon-helix-helix domain-containing protein, with amino-acid sequence MRNTRTLSVTLPPDMLKRAQSIAKKESRTMSELIREALRHYERRSWWDDINAYGRATADRQGIRESDVDRLVHEVRTNAGSPRSKRTVKK; translated from the coding sequence ATGCGCAACACCAGAACCCTCTCCGTCACCCTGCCTCCGGACATGCTCAAGCGCGCGCAATCCATCGCGAAAAAGGAAAGTCGTACCATGAGCGAACTCATCCGCGAAGCCCTTCGCCACTACGAACGCCGCTCCTGGTGGGACGATATTAACGCCTACGGCCGCGCCACCGCCGACCGCCAAGGCATCCGTGAGTCAGACGTAGACCGCCTCGTCCACGAAGTACGGACCAACGCCGGAAGCCCAAGAAGCAAAAGAACAGTGAAAAAATGA
- a CDS encoding putative toxin-antitoxin system toxin component, PIN family yields MMRIVVDTNVIVSALVFGGIPRRVLELAESGECELFYSETIQAEVRRVLGEKFGWAPSVLQEVLMRLWDMGELVVTRTTVKVIRDDPDDDRILECALAARADFIVSGDRHLLALSSHQSISIVTPRQFLQNHLAKRG; encoded by the coding sequence ATGATGCGCATTGTCGTGGACACGAACGTGATCGTGTCGGCGCTCGTGTTCGGCGGTATCCCTAGACGCGTGCTGGAGTTGGCTGAATCCGGAGAATGCGAGCTGTTCTATTCCGAAACGATCCAAGCCGAGGTTCGCAGAGTTCTCGGGGAGAAGTTCGGTTGGGCACCGTCCGTGCTGCAAGAAGTGCTGATGCGATTATGGGATATGGGCGAACTGGTAGTGACACGCACCACAGTTAAAGTCATTCGCGATGATCCGGACGATGACCGCATCCTCGAATGCGCGCTGGCCGCTAGAGCGGATTTCATTGTTTCGGGCGACCGCCACCTTCTGGCTCTGAGCAGCCACCAATCGATCTCTATCGTCACGCCGCGACAGTTCCTTCAAAACCACCTAGCGAAGCGGGGATAG
- a CDS encoding M48 family metallopeptidase, with translation MKLRWMAIAAAVAAFSAGPCTMVAQVSDPDTSQPKAGEVPTGPSQKPATLPTQDDSQIKHDGGKTDVDAVGNRNVGCGRGVGNWYSVESQVAQGRRYAQMIESQIKLVNDPVITEYVNRVGQNIVRNSDAQVPFTIKVIDSDVVNAMALPGGFFYVNSGLILAADEEAEMAGVMAHEIAHVAACHYGREMTRMNLLQLASLPAIFMGGALGYGIYEGMGLGIPLTFLHFSRGFEAQADYLGIQYMYRAGYDPSAFVSFFEKIQAMEKKKPGTLSKAFETHPPTPDRIQASQEEIRKILPAKQQYVVTTSEFDEVKARLAAIENKHKVIDEKDSNKPSLRRTSNPTDKSDDGKSDDDRPTLKRRDDSSN, from the coding sequence ATGAAACTCAGGTGGATGGCAATCGCGGCGGCAGTGGCGGCGTTCAGCGCGGGGCCCTGCACGATGGTGGCGCAAGTTTCCGACCCAGACACAAGTCAGCCGAAAGCCGGAGAGGTGCCGACTGGTCCTTCGCAGAAGCCGGCCACGTTGCCCACCCAGGATGACAGCCAGATCAAGCATGACGGCGGCAAGACGGATGTGGATGCCGTGGGCAACCGCAATGTGGGATGCGGTCGCGGCGTGGGCAACTGGTACAGCGTTGAGAGCCAGGTGGCGCAGGGGCGGCGCTACGCCCAGATGATCGAATCGCAGATCAAGCTGGTGAACGATCCGGTGATCACCGAATACGTGAACCGGGTAGGGCAGAATATCGTGCGCAATTCCGACGCGCAAGTGCCGTTCACCATCAAAGTGATTGACTCTGACGTAGTGAACGCCATGGCGCTGCCGGGCGGATTTTTCTATGTGAACTCCGGGCTGATTCTGGCGGCGGACGAAGAAGCGGAAATGGCGGGCGTGATGGCGCACGAGATCGCCCATGTCGCGGCCTGCCACTATGGCCGTGAAATGACTCGGATGAACCTGTTGCAGTTGGCATCGCTGCCCGCGATTTTTATGGGCGGCGCGCTGGGATATGGGATTTATGAAGGCATGGGACTCGGCATTCCGCTGACCTTCCTGCACTTCTCGCGCGGCTTTGAGGCGCAGGCAGACTACCTGGGTATTCAGTACATGTACCGCGCCGGATATGATCCGTCGGCGTTCGTGTCATTCTTTGAAAAGATTCAGGCGATGGAGAAGAAGAAGCCCGGTACGTTGTCGAAAGCCTTCGAAACTCATCCTCCGACTCCGGATCGGATCCAGGCGTCCCAGGAAGAGATTCGCAAGATTCTTCCTGCCAAGCAGCAGTATGTAGTGACGACGTCGGAGTTTGATGAAGTGAAGGCGCGTCTGGCGGCGATCGAGAACAAGCATAAGGTAATCGACGAAAAAGACTCGAATAAGCCCAGCCTGCGAAGGACGTCGAACCCGACCGACAAGTCCGACGACGGCAAGAGCGATGACGATCGCCCGACGCTGAAGCGGCGGGACGATTCGTCGAACTAG
- a CDS encoding citrate synthase: MPENNNTLSITDNRTGKAYTVPIENGTIRAMDLRQIKTDADDFGLMTYDPAFMNTASCKSAITYIDGDKGILRYRGYPIEVLAERCTFLEVAYLLLFGELPTEKELKAWVYDITHHTMLHETTKKFMEGFRYSSHPMSMFVSTIAALSSVYPDAKDVHDPANRLHQISRLIGKVPSIAAMSYRHNVGFPYVYPDNDLSYTENFMNMLWKMVEPKYVANPAIARALDILFILHADHEQNCSTNAMRAVSSSQADPYLSVASAASALAGPLHGGANEEVLKMLDEIGSKDRVPAYIKRVKDGQIKLMGFGHRVYKNYDPRAKIIRWSAEQVFQVTGRSSNLDIALELERIALEDDYFVKRKLYPNVDFYSGIMYQAMGFRPEMFTVLFAIPRTAGWLAQWQELITDPEQKIARPRQVYTGHGEREFVPIDKRVAAAVPAEYPAR; this comes from the coding sequence ATGCCAGAAAACAACAACACACTGAGTATCACCGACAATCGCACCGGCAAGGCGTATACCGTTCCGATTGAGAACGGCACGATTCGGGCGATGGATTTGCGGCAGATCAAAACGGACGCCGACGATTTCGGGTTGATGACGTACGACCCGGCGTTTATGAATACGGCCTCGTGCAAGAGCGCCATCACTTACATTGACGGCGACAAGGGGATCCTGCGCTATCGGGGATATCCCATTGAAGTTCTGGCGGAGCGGTGCACGTTTCTGGAAGTTGCCTATCTTCTATTGTTCGGCGAATTGCCGACTGAGAAAGAGCTGAAGGCCTGGGTCTACGACATCACGCACCACACCATGCTGCATGAGACGACGAAGAAATTCATGGAGGGCTTTCGCTATTCGTCGCATCCCATGTCGATGTTCGTGAGCACGATTGCGGCTTTGTCGAGCGTGTATCCCGATGCCAAGGATGTGCATGATCCGGCGAACCGGCTGCATCAGATTTCGCGGCTCATCGGCAAAGTGCCGTCGATCGCGGCCATGTCGTATCGGCACAACGTGGGTTTTCCTTATGTGTATCCCGACAACGATTTGAGCTATACCGAAAATTTCATGAACATGTTGTGGAAGATGGTTGAGCCGAAATACGTGGCCAATCCCGCGATTGCGCGCGCCCTGGACATTCTGTTTATTCTGCATGCGGATCACGAACAGAACTGCAGCACCAATGCGATGCGAGCGGTGAGCAGTTCGCAGGCCGATCCTTATTTATCGGTGGCATCGGCGGCGTCGGCGCTGGCTGGGCCGCTGCACGGCGGGGCGAATGAAGAAGTATTGAAGATGCTCGATGAGATCGGATCGAAAGACCGCGTGCCGGCCTACATCAAGCGCGTCAAAGATGGACAGATCAAGCTGATGGGTTTTGGGCACCGCGTCTACAAGAATTACGATCCCCGGGCAAAAATTATTCGCTGGAGCGCCGAGCAAGTCTTCCAGGTTACGGGGCGCAGTTCCAACCTCGACATCGCGCTCGAACTGGAGCGCATTGCCCTCGAAGACGATTATTTCGTGAAACGCAAACTGTATCCTAACGTCGATTTTTATTCCGGGATCATGTACCAGGCGATGGGATTCCGGCCGGAGATGTTCACCGTGCTGTTTGCCATTCCGCGGACCGCAGGATGGCTGGCGCAGTGGCAGGAGCTGATCACCGATCCGGAGCAGAAGATCGCGCGGCCACGCCAGGTTTATACGGGACATGGCGAACGGGAGTTTGTGCCGATCGACAAGCGGGTGGCGGCGGCGGTTCCGGCGGAGTACCCGGCGCGGTAA
- the ung gene encoding uracil-DNA glycosylase → MNGIKIKLEKSWKDALRAELQTPEMAKLWSFVENEYAGRKPIYPPKHEIFAALDRTPFDRVKVVVIGQDPYHRPAQANGLCFSVRKGEKLPPSLRNIFEELRREFDYEIPTSGDLSEWAKQGVLLLNSALTVEERRPGSHRSKWKHFTDKIIEKLAAKPEPLVFILWGRDAQRKAAQIDTGKHLVLESAHPSPFSCRDFFDKDHFKKANEYLRKNKQEPINWQL, encoded by the coding sequence ATGAATGGAATCAAGATTAAACTCGAGAAAAGTTGGAAAGACGCTCTCCGCGCCGAACTCCAAACGCCAGAGATGGCCAAGCTGTGGTCATTTGTAGAAAATGAGTACGCCGGCCGAAAGCCAATCTACCCTCCTAAACATGAAATATTCGCAGCTCTTGATCGTACGCCCTTCGACAGGGTAAAGGTCGTCGTGATTGGTCAAGATCCATATCACCGCCCCGCTCAGGCTAACGGGCTTTGCTTTTCCGTTCGCAAGGGCGAGAAACTTCCACCCTCACTTCGCAATATATTTGAAGAACTGCGCCGTGAATTCGATTATGAAATTCCAACGAGCGGGGATCTCTCTGAGTGGGCCAAGCAGGGGGTGCTACTCTTAAACAGCGCTCTCACGGTTGAGGAACGGAGACCTGGCTCTCATCGATCGAAATGGAAACATTTCACCGACAAGATCATCGAAAAACTCGCTGCGAAACCAGAACCTCTCGTATTTATTTTATGGGGCAGGGACGCGCAAAGAAAGGCTGCGCAAATCGATACTGGTAAACATTTGGTCTTAGAATCGGCGCACCCGTCCCCTTTTTCCTGTCGCGATTTCTTTGACAAGGATCATTTTAAAAAGGCGAACGAGTACCTGCGCAAAAACAAGCAGGAACCCATCAATTGGCAACTTTAA
- a CDS encoding anti-sigma factor — protein sequence MKCSEFLTELTSYLDGVLDEKTKVELENHLSWCHNCYVVCDTTKKTIEIYRDSQLYELPEDLRGRLRSAIMTKCQQYKKRGPQSV from the coding sequence GTGAAATGCTCTGAATTCCTGACTGAGCTGACCAGTTATCTGGACGGCGTGCTCGACGAGAAAACCAAAGTCGAGTTAGAAAATCATCTTTCCTGGTGCCACAACTGCTACGTGGTCTGCGACACAACCAAGAAAACTATCGAGATTTACCGCGACTCGCAACTCTACGAACTCCCCGAAGACCTCCGCGGACGCCTGCGCTCGGCCATCATGACCAAGTGCCAGCAATACAAGAAGCGCGGACCGCAGAGCGTCTAA
- a CDS encoding sigma-70 family RNA polymerase sigma factor, producing the protein MGAIQNKVVGPVSEELTLVQAAKKGDDSAFEELVRRYDRNVFRIAQHITQNREDAEDVVQEAFLKAYGNLAQFQEQSKFYTWLVRIAVNEALMKLRRRKPERTVSLDEDIKTEDDSLPREIADWSPNPEQQYTQSELREILSKTIQGLPPGFRTVFVLRDVEGLSTEETAAALELSVPAVKSRLLRARLQLRDRLGRYFQRREPGNGPGNGKDGNGKNGDKDGEVESDEV; encoded by the coding sequence ATGGGAGCCATCCAAAACAAAGTAGTCGGACCTGTCAGCGAAGAGTTGACCCTCGTACAAGCGGCGAAAAAGGGCGACGACTCCGCGTTTGAGGAATTGGTCCGCCGTTACGATCGCAACGTTTTCCGGATCGCGCAGCACATCACTCAGAATCGCGAAGATGCGGAAGATGTGGTGCAGGAAGCGTTCCTGAAGGCTTACGGGAATCTGGCGCAGTTCCAGGAGCAGTCGAAGTTTTATACCTGGCTGGTGCGCATCGCGGTCAACGAAGCGCTGATGAAGTTGCGCCGGCGCAAGCCCGAGCGCACCGTTTCGCTGGACGAAGACATCAAGACGGAAGACGATTCCCTGCCCCGCGAGATCGCGGACTGGAGTCCGAATCCGGAGCAGCAATACACGCAGTCGGAGCTGCGCGAGATTTTGAGCAAGACCATCCAGGGCCTGCCCCCGGGCTTCCGGACGGTGTTCGTGCTGCGGGACGTTGAGGGTCTCTCGACGGAAGAAACGGCGGCCGCGCTGGAGTTGAGCGTGCCCGCCGTGAAGTCGCGACTGTTGCGGGCTCGCCTGCAACTGCGCGACAGGCTAGGGCGCTACTTCCAGCGTAGAGAACCTGGCAACGGCCCTGGCAATGGCAAAGACGGCAATGGCAAGAATGGCGACAAGGACGGCGAAGTTGAGAGCGACGAAGTTTAA